The DNA segment CCGCCATGTGTCCCTAGCCCATCTACGTTTGGTACTGTGTTCCATGTATGAATGTCCACAGAAGCTAAACTATTAATTGTGTTGATCAAGCTGATCGCGTCCGCTCCACCCGAGACGGCCGCTTCTGCTGTCGCTGTAATATCTGTTATGTTCGGAGTTAGTTTAACAATAACGGGGGTTTGCGCTACCTCCTTCACCCAATAGGTTTGACTTTCAACAAGAGCTGGTACTTGCCCAGAAGCTGCACCCATCCCTCTTTCTGCCATACCATGTGGACAACCAAAGTTCAGCTCCAGTCCATCCACACCTACTGCTTCAACCTTTTTAACAATTTCGTGCCACTTTTCTTGCTTTGGCTCAACCATTAAAGACGCAATGATGGCATGATCCGGGAACCGCTTTTTTGTTTCTTCGATTTCTCGTAAGTTGACATCTAGAGGACGATCACTGATCAACTCGATATTGTTAAAGCCTGCTACTCTTTGGCCATTAAATGACACAGCAGCAAATCTTGACGTTGAATTGATAATGGGTTCGCCTAGCGTTTTCCATACAGCTCCACCCCAACCAGCCTCAAACGCACGCTGCACCTGATAACCCGAGTTGGTCGGAGGGGCACTTGCCAGCCAAAACGGGTTAGGCGATACAATGCCTGCAAGGTTACTCGTTAAATCAGCCATACTTTACCTCCTCTGCACGTAACGGCTTCCGCTTGTTTAACAGAAAACGGTGCACACTATATGCCGTTTGTTTTCCTTGTTCAGCAGCCGTGACAACCATCGCCTCCCCTGAACCATTTTTGAAAATGGCATCTCCACATGCGAAAAGTCCTGGAATCGACGTTTCATACTGTTTTTGATTCACTTCAATGACGCCTTGATCGACTGCAATTCCCTCATGTGTAAGCCATTCGGTATATCGCGTTTGACCAATTGCACGAATGACAAAATCAACTGCCATTGTTTGACGTCCACCAGTCGGAATCGTTTTCCGTCTTCCATCGATATCCGGCTCCGTTAATTCCATTTCCATGTATTCAATTGAATGTACTCTTCCATCCGAATCACCGATGATCTTAGCGGGGCTTGTTAACCATCTGAATTCAATTCCATCTTGTTTTGCAAATTCATACTCAAAATCATAGGCTGTCATCTCATGTTCCGTTCTTCTGTATAAAATTTTTACATGACTTGCTCCCAATCTTTTGGCACAGGTAGCACCATCAATGGCTGTATTTCCTGCCCCAATGACTACGACTCGCTTCCCGGCAAAATCTTCTGTGAGCTCTTTGGTTTTGGTTGATTTCACAAAATCAATAGCATCGTAAACGCCTTCTAGCTCCTCTCCGTCAATTTGTAAAAAAGGAACGGATGCCATACCAATCGCTAGAATCACTGCATCATGTTTATTTCTTAGTTCTTTAAGTTCAATATCTCTCCCGACCTTTGTGTTCGTAAGAATCGTTACTCCGACTGACTTCACTTGCTCTACTTCCCAATAAGAAATGCGCTTAGGCAAACGAAACGACACAATGCCATACGTATTCAAACCACCAGCCTCTGCTTCGGCCTCATAGATCGTCACTTCATAACCCATCACAG comes from the Alkalihalobacillus sp. FSL W8-0930 genome and includes:
- the preA gene encoding NAD-dependent dihydropyrimidine dehydrogenase subunit PreA, translated to MADLTSNLAGIVSPNPFWLASAPPTNSGYQVQRAFEAGWGGAVWKTLGEPIINSTSRFAAVSFNGQRVAGFNNIELISDRPLDVNLREIEETKKRFPDHAIIASLMVEPKQEKWHEIVKKVEAVGVDGLELNFGCPHGMAERGMGAASGQVPALVESQTYWVKEVAQTPVIVKLTPNITDITATAEAAVSGGADAISLINTINSLASVDIHTWNTVPNVDGLGTHGGYCGPAVKPIALHMLGECARNDLVTVPISGIGGISNWQNVVEFMLMGSTTIQVCTAAMHHGFRIVEDMIDGLSNYLDEKGIESVSELIGRSVPKYSDWGNVNLNHQVVARIQTDTCINCNKCQIACEDTAHQCISRYKDASGASYLAVNEEECVGCNLCSIVCPVEGAIEMVPIANGLPTLSWNDRQHAINTLQTSSYMGGK
- a CDS encoding NAD(P)-dependent oxidoreductase — its product is MNEHLTDMLRANFEEVEPPLSKQEAFEEASRCLYCYDAPCITACPTGIDIPTFIKKITTDNVLGSARTIMEANPVGASCARVCPTDELCVGACVLHGSTKPIMIGKLQRYATDWAMHNEKVLFKAGRSKGQSVGVVGSGPAGLSAARELAVMGYEVTIYEAEAEAGGLNTYGIVSFRLPKRISYWEVEQVKSVGVTILTNTKVGRDIELKELRNKHDAVILAIGMASVPFLQIDGEELEGVYDAIDFVKSTKTKELTEDFAGKRVVVIGAGNTAIDGATCAKRLGASHVKILYRRTEHEMTAYDFEYEFAKQDGIEFRWLTSPAKIIGDSDGRVHSIEYMEMELTEPDIDGRRKTIPTGGRQTMAVDFVIRAIGQTRYTEWLTHEGIAVDQGVIEVNQKQYETSIPGLFACGDAIFKNGSGEAMVVTAAEQGKQTAYSVHRFLLNKRKPLRAEEVKYG